In one window of Methanolobus mangrovi DNA:
- a CDS encoding pyruvoyl-dependent arginine decarboxylase, with protein sequence MVPKNCFLTKGVGVHKDRLASFELALREAQIEKYNLVTVSSILPPNCKLVAREEGIKQLPAGEIVHCVLARNDTNEPHRLVSAAVGTAVPVNENNYGYISEHHTFGEDESTAGEYAEDLAATMLATTLGIEFDADCAWHEREQVYKTSGHIIDTTHYCQTAYGDKDGKWTTVIAAMVFVE encoded by the coding sequence ATGGTTCCAAAAAATTGCTTTTTGACTAAAGGTGTTGGTGTACACAAAGACAGGTTAGCATCTTTTGAATTGGCATTGCGCGAGGCGCAAATTGAAAAATACAACCTCGTTACTGTTTCCAGCATACTTCCGCCCAATTGCAAACTGGTTGCCAGGGAAGAGGGAATCAAGCAACTACCAGCTGGAGAAATTGTGCATTGTGTTCTTGCAAGGAATGATACAAATGAACCACACAGGCTTGTATCAGCAGCTGTTGGAACAGCAGTCCCTGTTAATGAGAACAACTATGGTTATATTTCTGAACATCATACGTTTGGTGAGGATGAATCAACAGCAGGAGAATATGCTGAAGATCTTGCAGCAACTATGCTTGCAACTACCCTTGGGATTGAATTCGATGCTGACTGTGCATGGCATGAGAGGGAACAGGTCTACAAAACAAGCGGACACATAATAGATACAACTCATTACTGCCAGACAGCATATGGCGATAAAGACGGTAAGTGGACAACCGTTATAGCAGCAATGGTCTTTGTTGAGTAA
- a CDS encoding GNAT family N-acetyltransferase: protein MHLKWIKGSEDFSDAYDVRKNVFVLEQSIDESLELDEYDAISLHLVVYNNRTPVATGRVFGYSDSFVIGRICVLKEYRSMHLGTLLMEKLIEKAISMRAKEVHLSSQLYATGFYSKFGFEEYGNTYLDAGIEHISMVRKVN from the coding sequence ATGCACTTAAAATGGATTAAAGGATCAGAGGATTTCAGTGATGCCTACGATGTTCGAAAGAATGTTTTTGTGCTGGAACAGAGCATTGATGAAAGTCTTGAACTCGATGAGTATGATGCTATATCCCTTCATCTGGTTGTTTACAACAATAGGACACCTGTTGCCACAGGGAGGGTGTTTGGGTACAGCGACTCTTTCGTTATAGGAAGAATATGTGTTCTCAAAGAGTACCGTAGCATGCATCTTGGAACTTTGCTGATGGAAAAACTAATTGAAAAGGCAATCTCAATGAGAGCAAAAGAAGTTCATCTGTCTTCACAGCTTTACGCAACCGGTTTCTATAGTAAATTTGGATTTGAGGAATACGGTAATACCTATTTAGACGCAGGTATCGAACATATATCAATGGTCCGAAAGGTTAATTGA